A genomic stretch from Candidatus Avedoeria danica includes:
- a CDS encoding ASPIC/UnbV domain-containing protein, which yields MGYASAQEPIAHFGLGDVAAVESIEVRWPSGEAETFAPACIDCTLEVRRGEGTAKP from the coding sequence GTGGGCTACGCCAGCGCCCAGGAGCCCATCGCCCACTTCGGCCTCGGCGATGTCGCCGCCGTTGAGTCGATCGAGGTCCGATGGCCTTCCGGCGAGGCTGAGACGTTTGCGCCAGCGTGCATCGACTGCACCCTCGAAGTCCGCCGTGGTGAAGGCACGGCCAAACCATGA
- a CDS encoding tetratricopeptide repeat protein: MTQAKSPNRTSARPRNVAAPPSPETTIEIGGWKLAVFGALIALALVVGLAIRFARSSAGARMQAQLMLVSVPVPEPAALLEMEPDVQHAIAAARAAVEADRGSAVAWRHLGMIYDAHSIWPLAVTAYQRALSMAPTDGQTAYYLAVATEMSDAPIDDILAAYKHAIALAPTYGPARLRLGDALMRVGRHVEARDVLMQAVNVYPPAESARARRSLGLALIALGDADGAVVSLEAATRIRDDDANTFTALAQAYNQLNRGQDARRATDRAAQLRESLGYFDNWRKAVLEEAVSRSLVETRIMQKMEVGVPDQALADALRWEAKHPDWQSIKVLIGNLHRTAGREDLAKPYFEAATALIKQGGKTK, encoded by the coding sequence ATGACCCAAGCCAAGTCGCCCAACCGTACGTCAGCTCGCCCCCGGAACGTCGCCGCCCCGCCCTCGCCCGAGACGACGATCGAGATCGGCGGCTGGAAGTTGGCCGTGTTCGGGGCGCTGATCGCCCTGGCACTTGTGGTTGGCCTTGCCATCAGGTTCGCCCGCTCGTCTGCCGGCGCTCGGATGCAGGCGCAGCTCATGCTCGTGTCGGTGCCGGTGCCCGAGCCCGCGGCACTCTTGGAAATGGAGCCCGACGTTCAGCACGCCATCGCCGCGGCCCGCGCCGCCGTCGAGGCCGACCGCGGCTCGGCTGTCGCCTGGCGCCACCTCGGCATGATCTACGATGCGCACAGCATCTGGCCGCTCGCGGTAACTGCGTATCAACGCGCATTGTCCATGGCGCCGACCGACGGCCAGACGGCTTACTATTTGGCCGTAGCGACCGAAATGTCCGACGCGCCGATCGATGACATCCTCGCCGCCTACAAGCATGCGATCGCGCTCGCGCCGACGTACGGCCCGGCGCGGCTCCGGCTCGGCGATGCCCTCATGCGTGTCGGGCGCCATGTCGAGGCGCGCGACGTGCTCATGCAGGCCGTGAACGTTTACCCGCCGGCGGAGTCGGCGCGCGCACGGCGCTCGCTCGGCCTGGCGCTGATCGCCCTGGGCGACGCCGACGGCGCAGTCGTGTCTCTCGAGGCCGCGACACGCATTCGGGACGACGATGCCAACACGTTCACGGCGCTGGCGCAAGCCTACAACCAGCTGAATCGAGGACAGGACGCTCGCCGCGCGACGGATCGGGCCGCGCAACTTCGAGAGTCGCTGGGCTACTTCGACAATTGGCGCAAGGCAGTGCTCGAGGAGGCCGTCAGTCGCAGCTTGGTCGAGACGCGGATCATGCAGAAGATGGAGGTAGGTGTGCCCGACCAGGCTCTGGCCGATGCGCTGCGCTGGGAAGCCAAGCATCCCGACTGGCAAAGTATCAAGGTGCTCATCGGCAACCTTCACCGAACGGCCGGCCGCGAGGACTTGGCGAAGCCGTACTTCGAGGCGGCGACGGCGCTCATCAAACAGGGCGGCAAGACGAAGTAG